The Chloroflexota bacterium genomic sequence GCCCTGGTAAGGTTCTGCGCGTTGCGTCGAATTAAACCACACGCTCCGCTGCTTGTGCGGGCCCCCGTCAATTCCTTTGAGTTTTAGCCTTGCGGCCGTACTCCCCAGGCGGGACACTTAATGCGTTAACTACGGCACGGAGGGGGTCGATACCCCCCACACCTAGTGTCCATCGTTTAGGGCGTGGACTACCTGGGTATCTAATCCAGTTCGCTCCCCACGCTTTCGCGCCTCAGCGTCAGGCACGGCCCAGAAGGCCGCCTTCGCCACCGGTCTTCCTCCCGATCTCTACGCATTTCACCACTACACCGGGAATTCCACCTTCCCCTGCCGCCCTCAAGCCCCCCAGTCTGGAATGACCCCTCCCAGTTGAGCCGGGAGATTTCACACCCCACTTAAGAGGCCGCCTACGCGCCCTTTACACCCAGTGAATCCGGATAACGCTCGCCCCCTACGTCTTACCGCGGCTGCTGGCACGTAGTTAGCCGGGGCTTATTCCGGCGGTACCGTCACTATCTTCCCACCGAAAAGGGGTTTACAATCCGAAGACCTTCTTCCCCCACGCGGCGTCGCTGCGTCAGGCTTTCGCCCATTGCGCAATATCCCTAACTGCTGCCTCCCGTAGGAGTCTGGGCCGTCTCTCAGTCCCAGTCTGGCTGATCATCCTCTCAGACCAGCTACCGATCATCGCCTTGGTAGGCCCTTACCCCACCAACTAGCTGATCGGACGCGAGCCCCTCCCCAAGCACCTTCCGGCTTTGATCCGCCCCAAAAGGGCCGACCATATGCGGTATTAGCAGCGATTTCTCACCGTTATCCCCCACCTGAGGATAGGTCACTCACGCGTTACTCAGCCGTCCGCCACTGCCCCAGGGGTCTCCCCCCAGAACCGTCCGACTTGCATGTTTAAGGCACGCCGCCAGCGTTCATCCTGAGCCAGGATCAAACTCTCCACCCAAAAGAACTTCTCTATCTCGGGCTTATGATCACCATCAGCCTGTTAAGGTGCAAGCAGGGCAGAATAAAAAGCCCCAAGCACTACCTCGGGACTCGTAAGCTCAAGCCTACAGTATCCACCCCCAACAATCCTATTCTACCATATCTGTAAGCAAACTGTCAAGAAAATTTGGGCTCTATATGCTAATTTGTGTGTTTTTCTATCTGTCCCAAAATAGGGCCCACCAACGGCGCCAGTTAGGAGGATAACCATCCTTTCCGCTCGCCTCGTTCGAAGATTGAGGGGCAGACGAGAGACCTTCCTGCTGCTTGATAGGCAATACTAACACCTCTCCTGGTTTCACCCAGTTCAGATCCTCTCTGGCTAGCCTCTCCAGCTCTTCATCCGTCTGCAAGGCAGATAGTCGCTTCTGAAGCGCTTCGTTCTCTGCCTTGAGCAGAGCGATTTCACGTCGCAATTGCTCAGCTTGTTGATTTAGCTTGTAGCCGCTCATCACAAGTCCACCAAAGGATAACAACAGGTAAACGACGATGGCCAGGACAGCAGCAAACAAGAACCTTCGTACAGGAAAGCGGAGACGATATCCTTTGGTTCTATCAGGGCTCATAAACGAGTCTCCCCAGATCGCAGCGGTCGAGATGGATAATAAACGGATGACCCCCAAAAGTCAACTCGAACACTTCTGCGAGTATGGCGCAGAGGCAACTCACAGTTAAACAGACGCTCGGCATCACCAACTGGCGAGCTAGCCAGCACGGCCGCTAAGCGCCAGCTGCAGCGCCTTAGGAGAAGCTATGTTCGCAATGATACGCGGTGATGATGCGCCTGCTCTTATTGATGCTGCCAGAGAACTAGCCCTTGTGCTATACTTGTCTAGCGAATGAGGTAAAAGACGTGGTACAGATACGGCTGACAGCGGCCGTCATAACGGTTAAATTGACGGCTCACCTTATCCGCAGGCTTAAAGTCGGCGGGGGAACGACCCTTCCAGGCTCAATAGCCCGTCGCCTCGATCCTCAATGCCTGGCGAAAATGGTCTCCAGACTACGCCATGGCTGCATCGTTGTCACTGGGACTAATGGCAAGACAACTACTGCCCGCATGACAGCCAATATCCTTCACCAGGCTGGCTATCGCCCCGTACATAACCGCGCTGGGGCGAATCTGATCAGCGGGGTGACCTCCGCCTTACTAGAGACGGCCGGCCTCACCGGCACACCACGGGCTGATATCGGCATCTTTGAGGTGGATGAGGCCACTCTTCCTACCGCTATAGAAGAAGTACAACCCAAGATTGTAGTGATCACCAACCTTTT encodes the following:
- a CDS encoding septum formation initiator family protein, which translates into the protein MSPDRTKGYRLRFPVRRFLFAAVLAIVVYLLLSFGGLVMSGYKLNQQAEQLRREIALLKAENEALQKRLSALQTDEELERLAREDLNWVKPGEVLVLPIKQQEGLSSAPQSSNEASGKDGYPPNWRRWWALFWDR